From the genome of Yersinia enterocolitica, one region includes:
- a CDS encoding arabinose-5-phosphate isomerase KdsD, translated as MNSLPRVDFQQAGKQVLQIEREGLAQLDQYINDDFAKACDAIFNCHGKVVVMGMGKSGHIGCKIAATFASTGTPAFFVHPGEASHGDLGMVTPQDIVLAISNSGESNEILALIPVLKRQKIPLICMSNNPESSMGKAADIHLCIKVPQEACPLGLAPTTSTTATLVMGDALAVALLQARGFTQEDFALSHPGGALGRKLLLRISDIMHTGAELPHISPDASLRDALLEITRKNLGLTVICDDLMMIKGIFTDGDLRRIFDLGVDLNNAKIADVMTSGGIRVPPTMLAVDALNLMELRHITAVLVADGDQLLGVVHMHDMLRAGVV; from the coding sequence ATTAACTCATTGCCAAGAGTGGATTTTCAACAGGCGGGAAAACAGGTGCTGCAGATTGAGCGCGAAGGACTGGCACAACTCGATCAATATATTAATGACGATTTTGCCAAAGCCTGCGATGCAATATTTAACTGCCATGGCAAAGTTGTGGTTATGGGGATGGGCAAATCTGGCCATATTGGTTGCAAAATTGCCGCCACCTTCGCCAGCACGGGAACACCTGCCTTTTTCGTCCACCCCGGTGAAGCCAGTCATGGCGATCTCGGCATGGTCACGCCACAAGATATTGTGCTCGCCATCTCTAATTCAGGGGAATCTAACGAGATCCTCGCTCTCATCCCGGTTCTAAAGCGCCAAAAAATTCCGCTAATCTGCATGAGCAATAATCCTGAAAGTAGCATGGGTAAAGCGGCCGATATTCATTTGTGCATCAAGGTCCCACAAGAGGCCTGCCCATTAGGGTTGGCGCCGACCACCAGTACCACAGCCACCTTGGTGATGGGGGACGCGCTTGCAGTTGCATTGTTACAGGCCCGAGGCTTCACTCAAGAAGATTTTGCTCTCTCCCATCCAGGCGGAGCACTGGGGCGCAAGTTACTGTTGCGAATCAGCGATATCATGCACACTGGTGCAGAGCTCCCGCACATCAGTCCCGATGCGTCATTACGCGATGCGTTACTGGAGATTACTCGGAAGAATCTGGGTTTAACTGTCATCTGTGACGATTTGATGATGATTAAAGGTATCTTTACCGACGGTGACTTGCGCCGAATATTTGATTTGGGTGTCGATCTGAATAACGCGAAAATTGCAGATGTAATGACCAGTGGCGGTATTCGAGTCCCTCCAACCATGTTGGCTGTGGATGCACTCAACCTGATGGAGTTGCGCCATATTACCGCCGTATTGGTCGCAGATGGCGATCAGTTGCTGGGTGTGGTGCATATGCATGACATGCTGAGAGCCGGCGTGGTCTAA
- the lptC gene encoding LPS export ABC transporter periplasmic protein LptC: MSKTRLWITLSLALIALALIGWNISGFNQQDTQTVATDNEPSSQSQHTVTVVFNPVGQLNYKLVAEDVQNFSTQELTWFTKPVMTLFAENAVATWTVRADRAKLTNDKMLYLYGHVEVDSLTPDAQLQKIKTDNAQVNLITQDVSSDDEVTLFGVGFTSNGMKMRGNLRDKTAELIEKVKTSYEIQK; encoded by the coding sequence ATGAGTAAAACAAGACTATGGATAACATTATCCTTGGCACTGATTGCTTTGGCATTGATTGGCTGGAATATATCCGGCTTTAATCAGCAGGACACACAAACCGTGGCCACTGATAATGAGCCTTCTTCGCAGAGCCAGCATACTGTGACCGTGGTATTCAATCCGGTCGGGCAATTGAATTATAAATTGGTGGCAGAAGACGTACAAAACTTCAGCACTCAAGAGTTAACCTGGTTTACCAAACCGGTCATGACTCTGTTTGCGGAGAATGCAGTCGCTACTTGGACAGTGCGCGCCGACCGCGCCAAACTGACCAATGATAAGATGCTGTATTTGTATGGTCATGTTGAAGTTGATAGCCTGACACCAGACGCACAGTTACAAAAAATTAAAACCGATAACGCCCAGGTTAATTTGATCACTCAGGATGTATCCTCAGACGATGAAGTTACCCTCTTTGGTGTTGGATTCACATCTAACGGCATGAAAATGCGTGGGAACTTGCGGGACAAAACCGCTG
- a CDS encoding phospholipid-binding protein MlaC, protein MFKRLLMVALLVVAPLANAVDQTNPYRMMDEAAQRTFTRLKTEQPKIKQNPDYLRTIVRGELLPFVQIKYAGALVLGSYYKAATPAQREAYFNAFSQYLEQAYGQALALYHGQTYDVAPDQPLGDANIVAIRVTILDPNGRPPVRLDFQWRKNSQTGNWQAYDMIAEGVSMISTKQNEWASILRQQGVDGLTKQLLIAAKQPITLDKQ, encoded by the coding sequence ATGTTTAAACGTTTACTTATGGTTGCGTTGCTGGTGGTAGCACCACTGGCGAATGCTGTCGATCAAACTAATCCATACCGAATGATGGATGAAGCCGCGCAAAGAACATTCACGCGCTTAAAAACCGAACAACCTAAGATCAAACAGAACCCAGACTATTTGCGCACCATCGTACGTGGAGAACTGTTGCCATTTGTCCAGATCAAATACGCCGGTGCGTTAGTCCTGGGTAGCTATTATAAAGCGGCGACCCCTGCGCAGCGCGAAGCGTACTTCAATGCGTTCAGTCAATATCTGGAACAGGCTTACGGTCAGGCATTGGCGCTGTACCACGGCCAAACTTACGATGTTGCACCAGACCAACCACTGGGTGATGCCAATATTGTTGCTATTCGCGTGACTATTCTTGATCCAAATGGCCGACCACCTGTGCGTTTAGATTTTCAATGGCGTAAAAATAGCCAAACCGGTAACTGGCAGGCGTATGACATGATAGCCGAAGGGGTTAGCATGATTAGTACTAAGCAAAATGAGTGGGCTTCTATCCTGCGTCAGCAAGGGGTTGATGGCCTGACTAAGCAGTTGTTGATCGCCGCGAAACAGCCAATTACGTTAGATAAGCAATAA
- a CDS encoding 3-deoxy-manno-octulosonate-8-phosphatase KdsC: protein MSDTVYQDTCYGPVADTVMSRAAKIRLLICDVDGVMSDGLIYMGNQGEELKAFNVRDGYGIRCLITSGIEVAIITGRRAKLLEDRANTLGITHLYQGQSDKLVAYNELLVALACQPEQVAYIGDDLIDWPVMAQVGLSVAVADAHPLLLPKAHYVTRIHGGRGAVREICDLILLAQDKLEGAKGLSI from the coding sequence ATGAGCGACACCGTATATCAGGACACATGCTATGGACCAGTAGCCGACACTGTGATGTCACGTGCGGCGAAAATTCGCCTACTGATTTGTGATGTCGATGGTGTGATGTCCGACGGCCTGATTTATATGGGTAATCAGGGCGAAGAGCTGAAAGCTTTCAACGTGCGTGATGGCTATGGTATCCGCTGCCTGATAACCTCAGGTATTGAAGTAGCCATTATTACTGGCCGTCGCGCAAAATTACTGGAAGACCGCGCCAACACCTTAGGCATTACCCACCTTTATCAAGGGCAATCTGATAAGCTGGTGGCCTATAACGAATTGTTGGTAGCATTAGCATGCCAGCCTGAGCAGGTTGCTTATATTGGGGATGACCTGATTGATTGGCCGGTCATGGCACAAGTTGGGTTATCTGTTGCAGTCGCGGATGCCCATCCGTTACTTCTTCCCAAGGCACATTATGTGACGCGAATCCATGGCGGGCGCGGTGCAGTACGCGAGATATGTGATTTGATATTATTAGCTCAAGATAAACTTGAAGGTGCCAAAGGATTGTCGATATGA
- a CDS encoding phospholipid ABC transporter ATP-binding protein MlaF, with product MKQLSSNLIEIRGMSFTRGERPIFADINMTVPRGKVTAIMGPSGIGKTTLLRLIGGQLVPDAGEIWFDGDNIPALSRQRLYDVRKKMSMLFQSGALFTDLTVFENVAFPLREHSRLPEELLHSTVMMKLEAVGLRGAANLMPAELSGGMARRAALARAIALDPELIMFDEPFVGQDPITMGVLVKLIDELNHALGVTCVVVSHDVPEVLSIADYAYIVADQHVIAEGTPEQLQANSDMRVRQFLDGIADGPVPFRFPAGDYKTELLYPK from the coding sequence ATGAAGCAATTGTCGTCGAATTTGATAGAGATCCGCGGGATGAGTTTTACCCGTGGTGAGCGTCCGATATTCGCCGATATCAACATGACGGTCCCCCGCGGCAAAGTGACTGCGATTATGGGGCCATCAGGAATTGGTAAAACCACATTGTTGCGCCTGATCGGTGGGCAACTTGTACCGGATGCAGGTGAAATCTGGTTTGATGGTGATAATATTCCGGCGCTTTCACGTCAGCGTTTGTATGATGTGCGTAAGAAAATGAGCATGCTGTTTCAATCTGGTGCGTTATTCACTGATTTGACCGTGTTTGAGAATGTGGCTTTCCCATTACGCGAACATAGCCGTTTGCCGGAGGAATTGCTGCACAGTACGGTGATGATGAAGTTGGAAGCCGTGGGGCTGCGTGGGGCGGCTAATCTGATGCCTGCCGAACTTTCCGGCGGTATGGCGCGGCGTGCTGCACTGGCAAGGGCCATTGCCCTTGATCCTGAATTGATTATGTTTGATGAGCCATTTGTGGGTCAGGACCCTATAACTATGGGGGTGCTGGTAAAACTGATTGATGAGCTGAATCATGCATTAGGCGTGACTTGTGTGGTGGTTTCCCACGATGTGCCTGAAGTCCTTAGTATTGCTGATTATGCCTATATTGTTGCCGATCAGCATGTTATTGCCGAAGGAACACCGGAACAGTTGCAAGCCAATAGCGATATGCGGGTGCGCCAGTTCCTTGATGGTATTGCCGACGGGCCGGTGCCTTTCCGTTTCCCAGCCGGTGATTATAAAACTGAGCTGTTATACCCAAAGTAA
- a CDS encoding ABC transporter permease, translated as MLVQALASLGRRGINVSASFGRAGLMLFNALVGRPEPRKQWPLLVKQLYSVGVQSLLIIVVSGLFIGMVLGLQGFLILTTYSAEASLGMMVSLSLLRELGPVVTALLFAGRAGSALTAEIGLMKATEQISSLEMMAIDPLRRVVAPRFWAGLISMPLLTAIFVAVGIWGGSVVGVDWKGIDGGFFWSAMQNAVEWRTDLLNCLIKSLVFAITVTWIALFNGYDAIPTSEGISRATTRTVVHSSLAVLGLDFVLTALMFGN; from the coding sequence ATGTTAGTACAGGCGTTAGCGTCTTTAGGGCGTAGGGGCATTAATGTCAGCGCATCCTTTGGTCGCGCGGGTTTAATGTTATTCAATGCCCTTGTCGGGCGGCCTGAACCGCGAAAACAATGGCCATTATTGGTTAAACAGCTCTATAGCGTCGGTGTGCAATCGCTACTGATTATCGTGGTTTCCGGTCTGTTTATCGGCATGGTTCTGGGGTTACAGGGCTTTTTGATCCTCACCACATACAGTGCTGAAGCCAGTCTTGGGATGATGGTGTCTTTATCACTGCTACGTGAGTTGGGGCCAGTGGTAACCGCACTGTTGTTCGCCGGTCGCGCCGGTTCTGCTCTAACCGCGGAGATTGGCTTGATGAAAGCCACTGAACAGATTTCCAGTTTGGAAATGATGGCAATCGACCCGCTGCGTCGAGTGGTGGCTCCCCGGTTCTGGGCAGGTCTTATCAGTATGCCATTATTAACCGCTATTTTTGTTGCCGTCGGTATCTGGGGTGGCTCTGTGGTGGGGGTTGACTGGAAAGGGATCGATGGCGGTTTCTTCTGGTCGGCGATGCAAAATGCTGTGGAGTGGCGTACCGATTTACTGAATTGCCTAATTAAGAGTCTGGTATTTGCTATTACTGTGACCTGGATTGCGCTGTTCAATGGTTATGATGCGATCCCAACATCTGAAGGGATTAGCCGGGCAACGACCCGTACCGTAGTGCATTCATCGCTGGCGGTATTGGGATTGGATTTTGTGCTGACAGCACTGATGTTTGGGAATTGA
- a CDS encoding calcium/sodium antiporter codes for MPLAITLLIIGLVLLVYGADRLVYGAAVLSRSFGIPPLIIGMTIVGIGTSLPELIVSVTAALNNQTDMAVGNVLGSNITNLLLIVGGAALIRPLTVRSEILRRELPLMLVVTVLCGFLLADNHLSRGDGIILLVAAAAFIILMLKIARLAHVEGNDILTREQLAELPQDSSNTVALLWLVLAFIILPLSAKMIIDNATVIARVAGVSELVIGLTVIAIGTSLPELATFIAGALKGEDDMAVGNIIGSNIFNIVIVLGVPALLSPGDINPEAFQRDYWVMLGVSVIFTLLCLGRKHRIGHMAGALLLCGFIAYLAVLFFAPFNVA; via the coding sequence ATGCCTCTTGCGATAACACTATTAATCATCGGCTTGGTCTTATTAGTGTATGGCGCTGATCGATTAGTTTATGGCGCCGCTGTGTTATCCCGTTCTTTCGGCATCCCCCCCCTTATTATTGGGATGACCATCGTCGGTATCGGCACATCGCTACCTGAGTTGATCGTTTCGGTGACTGCAGCACTGAATAATCAAACCGATATGGCGGTTGGGAATGTGCTTGGCTCTAATATTACCAATTTACTGCTGATTGTCGGTGGTGCAGCCCTTATACGCCCATTAACAGTACGATCAGAGATTTTACGCCGTGAATTACCGTTGATGCTGGTAGTGACGGTGCTATGTGGTTTCCTGCTGGCTGATAACCATCTCAGCCGTGGAGATGGTATTATTTTGCTGGTAGCAGCAGCGGCGTTTATTATTCTGATGCTGAAAATTGCCCGTCTGGCCCATGTGGAAGGCAATGACATCCTGACTCGCGAACAGTTGGCTGAATTGCCTCAAGACAGTAGCAATACCGTCGCTCTTTTGTGGTTAGTGTTAGCTTTCATTATCTTGCCACTCTCGGCCAAAATGATTATCGATAATGCCACGGTCATTGCCCGGGTCGCAGGTGTCAGTGAACTGGTTATAGGGCTGACTGTTATTGCCATTGGCACCAGTTTGCCTGAACTGGCTACTTTTATCGCTGGCGCGCTGAAAGGGGAAGATGATATGGCGGTCGGCAATATCATCGGTTCGAACATTTTTAATATTGTGATTGTGTTAGGTGTACCTGCTCTGCTCTCCCCTGGCGATATTAATCCAGAAGCTTTCCAGCGCGACTATTGGGTGATGCTCGGTGTCAGTGTGATATTTACCCTTCTTTGCCTGGGGCGTAAACATCGCATCGGTCATATGGCAGGTGCTCTGTTATTATGTGGGTTTATCGCTTATCTAGCGGTGCTGTTTTTTGCACCCTTTAATGTGGCATAA
- the mlaD gene encoding outer membrane lipid asymmetry maintenance protein MlaD, giving the protein MQTKKSEVWVGLFILIAILAVVFLCLKVADIKSVGNQPTYRIYATFDNVGGLKTNSPVKIGGVVVGRVADITLDTKNYSPRVAIDIQQRYNHIPDTSSLAVRTSGLLGEQFLALNVGFEDPDMGTTILKDGGIIQDTKSALVLEDLIGQFLYKSGGDGNSDAPASEPVAPTAAAPTPTDNGSLPATQHP; this is encoded by the coding sequence ATGCAAACGAAGAAAAGTGAAGTCTGGGTAGGTTTGTTTATACTGATTGCTATTCTGGCGGTCGTATTTCTCTGCCTGAAGGTTGCGGATATCAAATCAGTAGGCAACCAGCCGACTTATCGAATTTATGCAACGTTTGACAATGTGGGTGGTCTGAAAACCAATTCGCCGGTCAAAATTGGCGGTGTTGTGGTGGGGCGGGTGGCTGACATCACGCTGGATACCAAAAACTACAGCCCACGTGTGGCGATAGATATTCAGCAACGTTATAACCATATCCCGGATACCAGCTCTTTGGCGGTACGCACTTCTGGCTTATTGGGTGAACAGTTCCTGGCACTAAATGTCGGTTTTGAAGACCCGGATATGGGCACCACTATTTTGAAAGATGGCGGTATAATTCAAGACACCAAATCTGCACTGGTGTTGGAAGATCTTATCGGCCAGTTCTTGTACAAGAGTGGCGGGGATGGTAATTCTGATGCGCCAGCAAGTGAGCCAGTAGCCCCAACGGCAGCGGCGCCCACTCCGACAGATAACGGCAGCTTACCTGCAACTCAACATCCTTAA
- a CDS encoding BolA family transcriptional regulator, translating into MNLMDTNEIKDVLMQALALQEAHVTGDGSHFQVIAVGELFADMSRVKKQQAVYAPLMEYIADNRIHALSIKAYTPQEWQRDRKLNGF; encoded by the coding sequence ATGAATCTTATGGATACTAACGAAATTAAAGACGTGCTGATGCAAGCATTAGCATTACAAGAAGCGCATGTTACCGGTGATGGCAGCCACTTTCAGGTGATTGCTGTCGGTGAGTTATTTGCCGATATGAGCCGGGTGAAAAAACAGCAGGCTGTGTATGCGCCTTTGATGGAATATATCGCTGATAACCGTATTCATGCCTTATCAATTAAGGCCTATACGCCGCAAGAGTGGCAACGGGATCGCAAACTAAACGGCTTTTAA
- a CDS encoding STAS domain-containing protein — MVDKLSWQSQQETLVLRGELDRETLLPLWQQREALLAGKTHIDVSQLQRVDSSGLALLVHFRELHSLHEPAGKQSVSLTITGVSDRLSTLIELYNLQHIIPVEMAR; from the coding sequence ATGGTAGATAAATTGAGCTGGCAGTCACAGCAAGAAACGCTGGTGCTGCGAGGTGAATTAGATCGTGAAACACTGTTACCACTTTGGCAGCAGCGTGAGGCGTTATTGGCGGGTAAGACTCATATTGATGTCAGCCAATTACAGCGTGTCGACTCATCCGGTCTGGCATTGCTGGTGCACTTTCGCGAACTGCATTCTCTTCATGAACCGGCAGGCAAACAAAGTGTCTCATTAACGATTACTGGTGTCAGTGATCGGTTGTCTACTCTAATTGAGCTGTACAACCTCCAGCACATCATTCCGGTAGAAATGGCTCGTTAG